In Babesia microti strain RI chromosome IV, complete genome, the sequence TTGCCCTGTTTAATCATACGTTCCAGTAGCGCCATCTCCCTCTTCCTCTTCTTCACCAGCTTGGGCTCCCTAGCACTCAAATTTTCAACTTCCTCTTTTGTCTTGTTCACATACCGATGGTATGTTACAGCTCCCGTACAAACTTCGCtttcaattttaaccaATTTTAAAGTAATTCTAGGGCCAATCTCGATTAACCtatgtaattaaattttgtaaatgaATACTTTATGACGTGATTAATTACCTTAGACCCTGGGTGGAGTTATCAAATCCTGGAATGTGGTCTTTGTACATCAACACCTCCTTATTCTCCTCCTCATCCCGTGTTtggttaaataatttgacaattggTAGACCTTGGGACACTATTTTTTTTAGTCCCCTACAAGTGCCAAGTCCACGAACGTTTTTGGAGATATTTAAATCCACCCTTTGCGATACATAGTGGCGAAGTTCGACGAAATAGTTCTGATCCATTTTGCACAGCACTACTCGTCGGAAATTGTCCTAAGTaagatattatatattgtattgtatatttttggtaaattcaaaatataaaatacttGTGTCATTTTCCTTCCATATACATGAAATATTCACAATATGTGTATTCAGTAtccaattatttacatgggtataaaaatacataattcaAAACCATgcattttataaatatttttgagaTAGTCAAGTACATAAATGTACTACTTATATTATGTTTAAGtaatttttcatcaaataaattcaaatgtaACAAATATCAACAGGAACTAATCATTGCAAACATTAGATATCCAACCCCAAATGCATacaataaacaaataaagTACCGACCTTTTCTATTTTGGGAAACATGCTTTGCAGAATTGATGCCATCGATCTTCCCGGTTCATCCTTAAACCCATGTAAAATTAGCAAAGGTGGGATCAGCAATTTTAGTGCCGGAATGCTTTGTTCAGTTTCCAAGGATATATCACTCATTAATGCTACCTTTTCAATACTAAATGTTATTGTAGGCCCATTAGCCAAATTTGCAATCTTTAGCGTAGCAGCAGCACTATTTTTACCGATTAACTTTTTAGATTGGGATACCATGATTAAATGCGATAGATctagcaaatttttgacCGATAAGAAATCCTTAATAGATTGTTTCCCACCTTCCTTAAGTTTTGTTGCGCAATTAGGTGAGAATAGTAGTCTTAAATTGCGAATTAATCCACTAGCTGTAGGTCCAATTGATCCTCGGCGGATAATTAGCAACCTGGGTGTGTCCGATGCACTCATAACTAGCAGAAGATTTCAGATTaagatatatttaatactttTATACAAAGTTTTTGTGTAAAACAGATCGATTTactcaattaataataaatacttaCATCAGCTAGATATGTATATGGTGGggtatacatatattagTGTCTCTAGTACGCTGggtatcaaaaattttgttatatatggAAGGGGCAAAACCCACTTCCGTATCATTATATTACCAAGAATCTTGCAATATAACCGCAAATAAGGATTCATCTGATATCGCATTAATACGGCCCCAATCACTAGCAACAGCCGTATCATATGAAGAAACAAAATTAGCCACCACAGGGCATTCAATTCGCTCTTATCCTGTTAGTCATTATAGTCAAAAACCCCTAGTAGAACCTGAAAAGGAAATCAAGGATTTGCCCGTGACCGGTAACTTTGGCACGACTGTGAAAGGCCACATATCCACACCAGCCTTCAATAAACAACTTTACAGCTATGAAAAACGAAACATGCACGACCATGTGGATGAAATTAAAGAGGCCAGGAATAAGAAGGGCAAGAAGAGGGATCCGAAGGGCGATCCAACTAGTATGGACTACCAAGGTCCTTGGGCCAAATTCCACATTGAACATCTAGAATTTCAACCTCCTCCAGTTACAGACAggaaaattgaaattaagGAAAATGAATCAAATACAAATGTCGCCCAATTATCTTCACTAGGTGGATTTCCGCATACATTTCCTAGTGATGCTGAAGCTCTTTGCGAAGTGAATGGCAAGCAAACCAAGTTTAGAAATCGTGTGGTGTCAACTTTGCACTGCAAAATCTCTGATCATAAGGGAAAATCATGGAATTCTGGACCGCCTGGGCTAAAGTTGAGGGATGAAAGCATTTACAGAGCTTCAATGCCAAAAAACGAAATTTTCACTTACAATGGACACACAATGGGCGTACAATGTATTAGATTCCATCCACTAACTGGACATTTATTGTTATCTGGAGCTTTGGATGGGTACCTTAAAATATGGGACGTATTTAATGCTAGAAGCTGTCTAAGAACTTTTAAGGGGCACGGGAAGGGGATAAGACAAGCAGAATTTAATTGCATGGGAGACAAGTTCTTCAGTTGCAGTTTCGATGAGAATACAATAATGTGGGATGTTGAatatggtaaaatttgtggtGTTTATATAACCG encodes:
- a CDS encoding Brix domain (overlaps_old_locusTagID:BBM_III07835;~overlaps_old_locusTagID:BBM_III07840) — protein: MSASDTPRLLIIRRGSIGPTASGLIRNLRLLFSPNCATKLKEGGKQSIKDFLSVKNLLDLSHLIMVSQSKKLIGKNSAAATLKIANLANGPTITFSIEKVALMSDISLETEQSIPALKLLIPPLLILHGFKDEPGRSMASILQSMFPKIEKDNFRRVVLCKMDQNYFVELRHYVSQRVDLNISKNVRGLGTCRGLKKIVSQGLPIVKLFNQTRDEEENKEVLMYKDHIPGFDNSTQGLRLIEIGPRITLKLVKIESEVCTGAVTYHRYVNKTKEEVENLSAREPKLVKKRKREMALLERMIKQGKKKE
- a CDS encoding pre-mRNA-processing factor 17 (overlaps_old_locusTagID:BBM_III07845) → MEGAKPTSVSLYYQESCNITANKDSSDIALIRPQSLATAVSYEETKLATTGHSIRSYPVSHYSQKPLVEPEKEIKDLPVTGNFGTTVKGHISTPAFNKQLYSYEKRNMHDHVDEIKEARNKKGKKRDPKGDPTSMDYQGPWAKFHIEHLEFQPPPVTDRKIEIKENESNTNVAQLSSLGGFPHTFPSDAEALCEVNGKQTKFRNRVVSTLHCKISDHKGKSWNSGPPGLKLRDESIYRASMPKNEIFTYNGHTMGVQCIRFHPLTGHLLLSGALDGYLKIWDVFNARSCLRTFKGHGKGIRQAEFNCMGDKFFSCSFDENTIMWDVEYGKICGVYITGNIPYCVTPHPKDPNIFLVGGSNKKVIQYDARTGKIEVEYAEHLGTVNTISFFENDRKLITSGDDKKILLWEFGLPVVIKHINDPALHSIPAAAKHPKTDFILLQSMDNQLLTFDVDSFSLSRKTFRGHVSKGYAIKPTTSPDGKFVVSGDSRGHTYIWDWESTKCLTTLKGHSTVVIDVAWHPTMPARLATASWDSTIKIYD